In the Thauera sedimentorum genome, one interval contains:
- a CDS encoding YqaA family protein codes for MNATVYLGLFLSAFGAATLLPLQSEAALAGLLLLGEQPAWALVLVATVGNVLGSMLNWLFGRYLERWHDKRWFPVRADTLVRAQRAYHRYGRWSLLMSWAPIIGDPLTVVAGVMREPLWSFTLIVLIAKAGRYLVLAAVTLGLLA; via the coding sequence GTGAACGCAACGGTATACCTCGGCCTCTTCCTCTCCGCCTTCGGCGCCGCCACCCTGCTGCCGCTGCAGTCGGAAGCCGCGCTCGCCGGCCTGCTGCTGCTCGGCGAGCAGCCGGCGTGGGCGCTGGTGCTGGTGGCCACCGTGGGCAACGTGCTCGGCTCCATGCTCAACTGGCTGTTCGGCCGCTACCTGGAGCGCTGGCACGACAAGCGCTGGTTCCCGGTGCGCGCCGACACGCTGGTGCGCGCGCAGCGTGCCTACCACCGCTACGGGCGCTGGTCGCTGCTGATGAGCTGGGCGCCGATCATCGGCGACCCGCTCACCGTGGTGGCCGGCGTGATGCGCGAACCGCTGTGGAGCTTCACCCTGATCGTGCTGATCGCCAAGGCCGGGCGCTACCTGGTGCTGGCCGCGGTCACCCTGGGACTGCTGGCCTGA
- a CDS encoding glycoside hydrolase family 5 protein: MSATTAGNKLRGVNLGSWLLLEKWMVPSLFEGLQATDETTWCAELGSAAPERLRAHWNSFVTREDFAWIAEHGLNAVRIPVGHWIFGPDYPSHPKYGASRHPFVTGGIDVLDRAMDWAAEFGLRVMLDLHAAPGCQNGFDNGGIKDVCEWHTKEEYFEHSVDVLGRLAERYRAHPALYAIEVLNEPRWDVPTDYLKRYYLAAYQRIRQHCPAERVAVVFHDGFRSYREFLGFMQPPTWQNVIFDYHRYQCFERRDIDSDIYQHMHKAGGEWRDEADSINAALGLPAICGEWSLGLDLKVVSLWAEGPYNHALEGMDDFQQDVASRGYAAAQLLAFEKLLGWFFWSYKTETTPAWCLRECVARGWLPSRFR, from the coding sequence ATGAGCGCGACGACGGCCGGCAACAAGCTTCGCGGCGTGAACCTCGGCAGCTGGCTGCTGCTGGAAAAATGGATGGTGCCCAGCCTGTTCGAAGGGCTGCAGGCCACCGACGAGACCACCTGGTGCGCGGAGCTGGGCAGCGCCGCGCCCGAACGCCTGCGGGCACACTGGAACAGCTTCGTCACCCGCGAGGATTTCGCGTGGATCGCCGAGCACGGGCTCAACGCGGTGCGCATCCCGGTGGGCCACTGGATCTTCGGCCCGGACTACCCCTCTCACCCCAAGTACGGCGCCAGCCGCCACCCTTTCGTCACCGGCGGCATAGACGTGCTCGACCGCGCAATGGACTGGGCGGCGGAGTTCGGCCTGCGGGTGATGCTCGACCTGCACGCCGCGCCGGGCTGCCAGAACGGCTTCGACAACGGCGGCATCAAGGACGTGTGCGAGTGGCACACCAAAGAGGAGTATTTCGAGCATTCGGTGGACGTGCTCGGCCGCCTGGCCGAACGCTACCGCGCGCATCCGGCGCTTTACGCCATCGAAGTGCTCAACGAGCCGCGCTGGGACGTGCCCACCGACTACCTCAAGCGCTACTACCTGGCGGCCTACCAGCGCATCCGCCAGCATTGCCCGGCCGAACGCGTGGCGGTGGTGTTCCACGACGGCTTCCGCTCCTACCGCGAGTTCCTCGGCTTCATGCAGCCGCCCACGTGGCAGAACGTGATCTTCGACTACCACCGCTACCAGTGCTTCGAGCGCCGCGACATCGACAGCGACATCTACCAGCACATGCACAAGGCCGGCGGTGAATGGCGCGACGAGGCCGACTCGATCAACGCCGCGCTCGGCCTGCCGGCGATCTGCGGCGAGTGGAGCCTGGGGCTGGACCTCAAGGTGGTTTCGCTGTGGGCCGAAGGCCCCTACAACCACGCGCTGGAGGGGATGGACGACTTCCAGCAGGACGTCGCCAGCCGCGGCTACGCGGCCGCGCAACTTCTCGCCTTCGAGAAGCTGCTGGGCTGGTTCTTCTGGAGCTACAAGACCGAGACCACGCCCGCCTGGTGCCTGCGCGAGTGCGTGGCGCGCGGCTGGCTGCCCTCACGCTTCCGGTAG
- a CDS encoding ABC transporter ATP-binding protein gives MIRLDRLSMHYQLGAARIDILREVDLDIAAGERVAIAGPSGTGKTSLLLLLAGLERPAAGSVLFDGRALETMDRDQLADLRRDHMGIVFQSFHLVPSLSALDNAALPLEIAGRRDARERARAMLDRVGLGARLDHYPGQLSGGEQQRVAIARALVHEPKLVLADEPTGNLDDRTGAAIGELLLHLNAETNTTLVLVTHDMAFAARCDRVLRLANGRLGEAQHATGRGDVRPA, from the coding sequence ATGATCCGGCTCGACCGCCTCAGCATGCACTACCAGCTGGGTGCCGCGCGCATCGACATCCTGCGCGAGGTGGACCTCGACATCGCCGCCGGCGAACGGGTGGCGATCGCCGGCCCGTCGGGCACCGGCAAGACCTCGCTGCTGCTCCTGCTCGCCGGGCTGGAAAGGCCGGCGGCCGGCTCGGTGCTGTTCGACGGCCGCGCGCTGGAAACCATGGACCGCGACCAGCTCGCCGACCTGCGCCGCGACCACATGGGCATCGTCTTCCAGTCCTTCCACCTGGTCCCCAGCCTGAGCGCGCTGGACAACGCCGCGCTGCCGCTGGAAATCGCCGGCCGGCGCGACGCGCGCGAGCGCGCCCGGGCCATGCTCGACCGCGTCGGCCTGGGCGCACGGCTGGACCACTACCCGGGCCAGCTCTCCGGCGGCGAGCAGCAGCGCGTGGCCATCGCCCGCGCGCTGGTGCATGAACCCAAGCTGGTGCTGGCCGACGAGCCCACCGGCAACCTCGACGACCGCACCGGCGCGGCCATTGGCGAACTGCTGTTGCATCTGAACGCCGAGACCAACACCACCCTGGTGCTGGTGACCCACGACATGGCCTTCGCCGCGCGCTGCGACCGCGTGCTGCGCCTGGCGAACGGACGGCTGGGCGAGGCGCAGCATGCCACCGGGAGGGGCGATGTCCGGCCTGCTTAG
- a CDS encoding ABC transporter permease, translated as MSGLLRLAWRDLRGSGRTLWVFCACLALGVALIAASGGLYRQIGASLLADTRVLFGGDLEVRTRAPLPDEMLAWMRERGTVSRLIEFRTMLMTAAGDAHLVELQSTDQAYPLYGTVELEPPQPLAEALATRDGLPGAAIDRVLAGRMALQPGDRIELGVATLAVRAIVARQPDRSLRADWSGPPVLISADALTQTGLLQPGSRPAYRYRVRSDVDPAAWRTAFLAAFPDSDAEVRTFIERNARLGEVLGQIGSGVLLIGFSALFIGGLGVFNSVQAYLQGKLGTLATLRAVGLRDRRLAAVYLLQILILAGASALAGVLLGGLLAAIGSSLVAERLPLAGDWAVLLPPLATAWLFGVLVALLFALPALGRALTVKPAALFRGVLGAATRTPAGAWWLTAGCAAAAAGLLLVAMPEPLFGLAFIAALLLVLALLEGLVRLLRAAARRLAAHPRLVGRFALRMALSGLYRPDSPLRPTLLSLGAALTLLVASTLVLLALLETIEETVPARAPALVFYDIGATQKDDFEALLRQAPSLEQLDLAPLVLGRLVAVDGTELRDSTDARRRLEARDEHKMSTLQNNFDQVVVTRGAWWPADYRGPAQVAMEDREADQLGLRVGDTLSFEILGERVSAELVAIYAQKRFQSRLWLEAIFSDGVLDPFITRYVGMAYLNGADAIATQNRIAAAQPNVVTVRTDLLLDEARAILTRAAGGLSAIGVVTLSASLLVLVSVIAASRARQIYLATLLHTLGARVGAIRLALHLEYLLLALLTTAFATAAGGALASLLLHYRLELDVAAAWWAGGAVAAAVSGGALSLGAHYLMRQLRLSPAVLLRGFAG; from the coding sequence ATGTCCGGCCTGCTTAGGCTCGCCTGGCGCGACCTGCGCGGCAGCGGACGCACGCTGTGGGTGTTCTGCGCCTGCCTGGCGCTGGGCGTGGCGCTGATCGCCGCCAGCGGCGGACTGTACCGCCAGATCGGCGCCAGCCTGCTGGCCGACACCCGGGTGCTGTTCGGCGGCGACCTGGAAGTGCGCACCCGCGCGCCGCTGCCCGACGAGATGCTCGCCTGGATGCGCGAACGCGGCACGGTGTCGCGCCTGATCGAATTCCGCACCATGCTGATGACCGCCGCCGGCGACGCCCACCTGGTCGAACTGCAGAGCACCGACCAGGCCTACCCGCTCTACGGCACGGTGGAACTCGAGCCGCCGCAGCCGCTGGCCGAGGCCCTGGCCACGCGCGACGGCCTGCCCGGCGCGGCCATCGACCGCGTGCTGGCCGGGCGCATGGCCCTGCAGCCCGGCGACCGCATCGAACTGGGTGTGGCCACGCTGGCGGTGCGCGCCATCGTCGCCCGCCAGCCCGACCGTAGCCTGCGCGCGGACTGGAGCGGCCCGCCGGTGCTGATCTCCGCCGACGCCCTGACGCAGACCGGGCTGCTGCAGCCCGGCAGCCGCCCGGCCTACCGCTACCGGGTACGCAGCGATGTCGACCCGGCCGCCTGGCGCACCGCCTTCCTGGCCGCCTTCCCGGACAGCGATGCCGAAGTGCGCACCTTCATCGAGCGCAACGCCCGCCTCGGCGAAGTGCTCGGTCAGATCGGCTCCGGCGTGCTGCTGATCGGCTTCAGCGCGCTGTTCATCGGCGGGCTCGGCGTGTTCAACAGCGTGCAGGCCTACCTGCAGGGCAAGCTCGGCACGCTGGCGACGCTGCGCGCCGTCGGCCTGCGCGACCGCCGGCTGGCCGCGGTCTACCTGTTGCAGATCCTCATCCTGGCCGGCGCCTCCGCCCTGGCCGGCGTGCTGCTCGGCGGCCTGCTGGCGGCCATCGGCAGCAGCCTGGTGGCCGAGCGCCTGCCCCTGGCCGGCGACTGGGCGGTGCTGCTGCCGCCGCTGGCCACCGCCTGGCTGTTCGGCGTGCTGGTTGCGCTGCTCTTCGCCCTGCCGGCGCTGGGCCGCGCGCTCACGGTCAAGCCCGCGGCGCTGTTCCGCGGGGTGCTGGGCGCAGCCACCCGCACGCCGGCCGGTGCCTGGTGGCTGACCGCCGGCTGCGCCGCCGCGGCCGCCGGACTGCTGCTGGTGGCCATGCCCGAGCCGCTGTTCGGCCTCGCCTTCATCGCCGCCCTGCTGCTGGTACTGGCCCTGCTCGAAGGCCTGGTACGCCTGCTGCGCGCGGCGGCCCGGCGGCTGGCCGCCCATCCGCGGCTGGTCGGACGCTTTGCGCTGCGCATGGCGCTCTCCGGGCTCTACCGGCCGGACTCCCCGCTGCGCCCCACCCTGCTCTCGCTGGGCGCCGCGCTCACCCTGCTGGTCGCCTCCACGCTGGTGCTGCTCGCCCTGCTCGAGACCATCGAGGAGACCGTGCCCGCACGCGCGCCGGCGCTGGTGTTCTACGACATCGGCGCCACGCAGAAGGACGACTTCGAAGCCCTGCTGCGGCAGGCGCCCTCGCTGGAACAGCTCGATCTCGCCCCGCTGGTACTCGGCCGCCTGGTGGCCGTGGACGGCACCGAGCTGCGCGACAGCACCGACGCGCGCCGCCGCCTGGAGGCGCGCGACGAGCACAAGATGAGCACCCTGCAGAACAACTTCGACCAGGTGGTGGTGACCCGCGGCGCCTGGTGGCCGGCGGACTACCGCGGCCCGGCGCAGGTGGCCATGGAGGACCGCGAAGCCGACCAGCTCGGCCTGCGGGTGGGCGACACGCTCAGCTTCGAGATCCTCGGCGAACGGGTCAGCGCCGAGCTGGTGGCGATCTACGCGCAGAAGCGTTTCCAGTCGCGCCTGTGGCTGGAGGCCATCTTCTCCGATGGCGTGCTCGACCCCTTCATCACCCGCTACGTCGGCATGGCCTACCTGAACGGTGCCGACGCCATCGCCACACAGAACCGCATCGCCGCCGCCCAGCCCAACGTGGTGACGGTGCGCACCGACCTGCTGCTCGACGAAGCCCGCGCCATCCTCACCCGCGCGGCCGGCGGGCTGAGCGCCATCGGCGTGGTGACGCTCAGCGCCAGCCTGCTGGTGCTGGTCAGCGTGATCGCCGCCAGCCGCGCCCGGCAGATCTACCTCGCCACCCTGCTGCACACCCTGGGCGCGCGGGTCGGCGCCATCCGTCTCGCCCTGCACCTGGAATACCTGCTGCTCGCGCTGCTGACCACCGCCTTTGCCACCGCAGCGGGCGGGGCGCTGGCCAGCCTGCTGCTGCACTACCGGCTGGAGCTCGACGTCGCCGCCGCGTGGTGGGCCGGCGGCGCAGTGGCCGCAGCGGTCAGCGGCGGCGCCCTGAGCCTGGGCGCCCACTATCTGATGCGCCAGCTGCGCCTGTCGCCAGCGGTGCTGCTGCGCGGCTTCGCCGGCTGA
- a CDS encoding ABC transporter ATP-binding protein/permease codes for MNAMAPRRTPIASGAGRQFAAMARDYWNSERRWLVRGAVLLLILLTLAQVALAIWVSYWHRDLFDALEARETGELLQLTLVFVLIFVLTMAVTALHLHVKRWVQLDWRQWMTALLLDQWMTGAHHYRLQFTPGEHDNPDGRIAEDIRIATEAAVGLAHSLLYSVLILGSFVDILLSVSGSATLPGTGLVVPGYMVVMAFLYAGAGTALGLLLGRPLIRSTNWLQTVEANLRFGLARARSHSEAIALMHGEGFERRSAARLFADVGRGWNRQTVAYLGIVSFSTGYGTLLPVFPILIAAPQYMAGAMSLGLLMQAAQAFQRLTSALSWPVDNLGELARCRASIDRIVSLYQDMLQLERGDHTPDQADGRIRVSHSRHPDLEIRGLRLSTPTGQLLLDDFDLHVRHGERILITGDPAVTVALFKAVAGLWPWGRGEIALPEGRELMFLPQHPFMPEGPLRAALCYPYEPARYDDAALHRALECAGIAWLARRLDDSDDWGRVLPLRAQQRLGMARLFLQQPGWVFIDQATDAFDAKDEICTMEMLHHELPSTTLLNISLHNGLSHFYDHKLVLKRQRPARIQSYRPVRDPLPEA; via the coding sequence ATGAACGCCATGGCGCCGCGGCGCACGCCCATCGCCAGCGGCGCCGGCCGGCAGTTTGCCGCGATGGCCCGCGACTACTGGAACAGCGAGCGCAGGTGGCTGGTGCGCGGCGCGGTGCTGCTGCTGATCCTGCTCACCCTGGCCCAGGTGGCGCTGGCGATCTGGGTGAGCTACTGGCACCGCGACCTGTTCGATGCGCTGGAGGCGCGCGAGACCGGCGAGCTGCTGCAGCTGACCCTGGTGTTCGTGCTGATCTTCGTGCTCACCATGGCGGTCACCGCCTTGCATCTGCACGTCAAGCGCTGGGTGCAGCTCGACTGGCGGCAGTGGATGACCGCGCTGCTGCTCGACCAGTGGATGACCGGCGCGCACCACTACCGTCTGCAGTTCACCCCGGGCGAGCACGACAACCCGGACGGCCGCATCGCCGAGGACATCCGCATCGCCACCGAGGCGGCGGTGGGCCTGGCGCATTCGCTGCTGTACTCGGTGCTGATCCTCGGCAGCTTCGTGGACATCCTGCTCAGCGTGTCGGGCAGCGCCACCCTGCCGGGCACCGGGCTGGTGGTGCCCGGCTACATGGTGGTGATGGCCTTCCTGTATGCCGGGGCCGGCACCGCGCTCGGCCTGCTGCTCGGCCGCCCGCTGATCCGCAGCACCAACTGGCTGCAGACCGTGGAGGCCAACCTGCGCTTCGGCCTGGCGCGGGCGCGCTCGCATTCGGAGGCGATCGCGCTGATGCACGGCGAAGGCTTCGAGCGGCGCAGCGCGGCGCGGCTGTTCGCCGACGTCGGGCGCGGCTGGAACCGGCAGACCGTGGCCTATCTGGGCATCGTGTCCTTCTCCACCGGCTACGGCACGCTGCTGCCGGTGTTCCCCATCCTGATCGCCGCCCCGCAGTACATGGCCGGGGCGATGAGCCTGGGGCTGCTGATGCAGGCCGCGCAGGCCTTCCAGCGCCTGACCTCGGCCCTGTCCTGGCCGGTGGACAACCTCGGTGAACTGGCGCGCTGCCGGGCGTCGATCGACCGCATCGTCTCGCTCTACCAGGACATGCTGCAGCTCGAACGCGGCGACCACACGCCGGATCAGGCGGACGGACGCATCCGCGTGAGCCACTCGCGCCATCCCGACCTGGAGATCCGCGGCCTGCGCCTGAGCACGCCCACCGGCCAGCTGCTGCTCGACGACTTCGACCTGCACGTGCGCCACGGCGAACGCATCCTGATCACCGGCGACCCGGCGGTGACGGTGGCGCTTTTCAAGGCGGTGGCCGGCCTGTGGCCGTGGGGGCGCGGCGAGATCGCGCTGCCCGAGGGGCGCGAGCTGATGTTCCTGCCGCAGCACCCGTTCATGCCGGAAGGCCCGCTGCGCGCGGCGCTGTGCTACCCCTACGAGCCTGCGCGCTACGACGACGCGGCGCTGCACCGCGCGCTGGAATGCGCCGGCATCGCCTGGCTGGCGCGCCGCCTGGACGACAGCGACGACTGGGGCCGGGTGCTGCCGCTGCGCGCGCAGCAGCGCCTGGGCATGGCGCGGCTCTTCCTGCAGCAGCCCGGCTGGGTGTTCATCGACCAGGCCACCGACGCCTTCGACGCCAAGGACGAGATCTGCACCATGGAGATGCTGCACCACGAGCTGCCCAGCACCACCCTGCTCAACATCAGCCTGCACAACGGCCTGAGCCACTTCTACGACCACAAGCTGGTGCTCAAGCGCCAGCGCCCGGCGCGCATCCAGTCCTACCGCCCGGTGCGCGACCCGCTACCGGAAGCGTGA
- the glk gene encoding glucokinase: protein MVILAADIGGSQARLLLGECEGEGARWRELRRETLPSREFAGIDALLQHFLRPGERPQAACLALAGPVHGRRVRMTNLPWTVDATALAGRFGLRRLRLINDFAAQACGLPLLGAADLRTLQAGSPLPGAARALLGAGTGLGMALLAETPAGEPVALPSEGGHADFAPRDPQQLALLEHLLPRHGRVSLELLLCGHGLERLYRFVAGLPASAPRSVDAAAVTAAALAGDAQAAAAVDLFARLLASAAGNLALTGLARGGVYLSGGIAPRILPFLQQASVIEAFVDKPPMRELLEQVPLHVVSNDQLGLLGAAQTAALLARERA from the coding sequence ATGGTCATACTGGCGGCGGATATCGGCGGCTCACAGGCGCGCCTCTTGCTCGGCGAGTGTGAGGGTGAGGGCGCCCGCTGGCGCGAGCTGCGCCGCGAAACCTTGCCGAGCCGCGAGTTCGCCGGTATCGACGCGCTGCTGCAGCATTTTCTGCGCCCCGGCGAACGGCCGCAGGCCGCCTGCCTGGCGCTGGCCGGGCCGGTGCACGGCCGGCGGGTGCGCATGACCAACCTGCCGTGGACGGTGGATGCCACCGCGCTGGCCGGGCGTTTCGGATTGCGCCGGCTGCGGCTGATCAACGACTTTGCCGCACAGGCCTGCGGGCTGCCGCTGCTCGGCGCCGCCGACCTGCGCACCCTGCAGGCCGGCTCGCCGCTGCCGGGCGCCGCCCGCGCGCTGCTCGGTGCCGGCACCGGCCTGGGCATGGCCCTGCTGGCCGAGACGCCCGCGGGCGAGCCGGTGGCCCTGCCGAGCGAGGGCGGGCATGCCGACTTTGCCCCGCGCGACCCGCAGCAGCTGGCCCTGCTCGAACACCTGCTGCCGCGCCATGGACGGGTCAGCCTGGAACTGCTGCTGTGCGGCCACGGCCTGGAGCGCCTGTACCGCTTCGTCGCCGGCCTGCCGGCCAGCGCGCCGCGCAGCGTCGACGCCGCCGCGGTCACCGCCGCGGCGCTGGCCGGCGATGCACAGGCCGCGGCGGCGGTCGATCTGTTCGCCCGCCTGCTGGCCTCGGCGGCCGGCAACCTCGCGCTCACCGGGCTGGCGCGCGGCGGGGTGTACCTGAGCGGCGGCATCGCCCCGCGCATCCTGCCCTTCCTGCAGCAGGCCTCGGTGATCGAGGCCTTCGTGGACAAGCCGCCGATGCGCGAACTGCTCGAACAGGTGCCGCTCCACGTGGTGAGCAACGATCAGCTCGGCCTGCTCGGCGCCGCGCAGACGGCCGCGCTGCTGGCGCGGGAGCGCGCATGA
- a CDS encoding alpha/beta hydrolase family protein codes for MSVAAPLAVAFTAADGYRLHGTLWRHPEAATPARPVVLINPATSVRARYYSRFATWLHAQGFDVLSYDYRGIGASRPPSLRGLDAGWLDWGQLDFEAALQYVDSALPGQPVQVVAHSVGGFLVGLAPSSHRVGRVFSMGAQYAYWRDYMPERRGALLLKWHVFMPALTALLGYFPGQWLGWLEDTPRGVVRDWTARCPRFEDAWRLDEAERATLLERFAAVRGATLALSLSDDEFGTVPAIQRLLRYYRNSAVTHVHLSPQAAGERAIGHFAFFHSRFERTLWPLALEWLRNGRLPDDAPGEVIPLSADDRVSA; via the coding sequence TTGAGCGTCGCAGCACCCCTCGCGGTGGCCTTCACCGCCGCCGACGGCTACCGGCTGCACGGCACGCTGTGGCGCCATCCAGAGGCGGCCACGCCCGCGCGCCCGGTGGTGCTCATCAACCCCGCCACCTCGGTGCGGGCGCGCTACTACTCGCGCTTCGCCACCTGGCTGCACGCGCAGGGCTTCGACGTGCTGAGCTACGACTACCGCGGCATCGGCGCCTCCCGCCCGCCTTCACTGCGCGGCCTGGACGCCGGCTGGCTGGACTGGGGGCAGCTCGACTTCGAAGCCGCGCTGCAGTACGTCGACAGCGCCCTGCCCGGCCAGCCGGTACAGGTGGTGGCGCACAGCGTGGGCGGCTTTCTGGTCGGTCTGGCGCCCTCCAGCCACCGGGTCGGCCGGGTGTTCAGCATGGGCGCGCAGTACGCCTACTGGCGCGACTACATGCCCGAGCGCCGCGGCGCGCTGCTGCTCAAGTGGCATGTTTTCATGCCGGCGCTGACCGCCCTGCTCGGCTACTTTCCCGGCCAGTGGCTGGGCTGGCTGGAGGACACGCCGCGCGGCGTGGTGCGCGACTGGACCGCGCGCTGCCCGCGCTTCGAGGACGCCTGGCGCCTGGACGAGGCGGAGCGCGCGACCCTGCTGGAGCGTTTCGCCGCGGTGCGCGGGGCGACGCTGGCGCTCAGCCTGAGCGACGACGAGTTCGGCACCGTGCCGGCCATCCAGCGCCTGCTGCGCTACTACCGCAACAGCGCCGTCACCCATGTGCACCTCAGCCCGCAGGCGGCGGGCGAGCGCGCGATCGGCCATTTCGCCTTCTTCCACAGCCGCTTCGAACGCACGCTGTGGCCGCTGGCGCTGGAATGGCTGCGCAACGGCCGGCTGCCGGACGATGCGCCGGGCGAAGTGATCCCGCTGAGCGCCGACGACCGGGTCAGCGCGTGA
- a CDS encoding glucose 1-dehydrogenase translates to MNRLTGKVALVTGAARGIGAAIARAFVAEGARVLLTDIDNARGAQTAQALGERAAYRRLDVREPSDWDAAMAALLNDWQRLDVLVNNAGITGFEGGAAAHDPEHATLEDWRAVHRTNLDGVFLGCRAAIRAMRAQGSGSIINLSSRSGQVGVAGAAAYASSKAAVRNHSKTVALYCAEQGLAIRCNSIHPGAILTPMWDALLGDGPEREARMRDFVWDTPLRRFGRPEEVAAVAVLLASDEAAYMTGSELTVDGGLLAGSPASPRG, encoded by the coding sequence ATGAACCGTCTGACCGGCAAGGTCGCCCTGGTCACCGGCGCGGCGCGTGGCATCGGCGCGGCGATCGCCCGTGCCTTCGTCGCCGAAGGCGCCCGCGTGCTGCTCACCGACATCGACAATGCGCGCGGCGCACAGACCGCGCAGGCGCTCGGCGAACGCGCCGCCTACCGACGCCTGGACGTGCGCGAGCCGTCCGACTGGGACGCCGCCATGGCCGCCCTGCTGAACGACTGGCAGCGGCTCGACGTGCTGGTGAACAACGCCGGCATCACCGGCTTCGAGGGCGGCGCTGCGGCGCACGACCCGGAACACGCGACGCTGGAGGACTGGCGCGCAGTGCATCGCACCAACCTGGACGGGGTCTTCCTCGGCTGCCGCGCGGCCATCCGCGCGATGCGCGCGCAAGGCAGCGGCTCGATCATCAACCTCTCCTCGCGCTCCGGGCAGGTCGGCGTCGCCGGCGCCGCGGCCTACGCCTCCAGCAAGGCCGCGGTGCGCAACCACAGCAAGACGGTGGCGCTGTACTGCGCCGAGCAGGGCCTGGCGATCCGCTGCAACTCCATCCATCCGGGCGCCATCCTGACGCCGATGTGGGATGCGCTGCTCGGCGACGGCCCGGAGCGCGAGGCGCGCATGCGGGACTTCGTCTGGGACACGCCGCTGCGCCGCTTCGGCAGGCCCGAGGAGGTCGCCGCGGTGGCGGTGCTGCTCGCCTCCGACGAGGCGGCCTACATGACCGGCAGCGAGCTGACCGTGGACGGCGGCCTGCTTGCCGGCTCGCCCGCCTCGCCGCGCGGCTGA
- a CDS encoding DMT family transporter produces the protein MNKTRVLLLTALAMLAFAANSLLCRVALRETGIDAASFTGIRIASGALALWLIVRLREGGLGGHGNWPSAFALFAYAAAFSYAYLSLPAAVGALLLFGAVQATMIGYGFARGERFDARQSAGLMLAAAGFVGLLLPGLSAPPLGGSLLMIAAGIAWGVYSLRGRGGGNPTESTAGNFVRALPFAAVLSLAMLPQAALDAAGVGYAVASGALASGLGYAIWYTALPGLRASSAATVQLSVPVIAALGGALFLGEAITLRLVLASVAVLGGIALVIGGRAR, from the coding sequence ATGAACAAGACCCGCGTCCTCCTGCTGACCGCGCTGGCCATGCTCGCCTTCGCCGCCAACTCGCTGCTGTGCCGCGTCGCCCTGCGCGAGACGGGCATCGACGCGGCCAGCTTCACCGGCATCCGCATCGCCTCCGGCGCGCTGGCGCTGTGGCTGATCGTGCGCCTGCGCGAGGGCGGCCTCGGCGGCCACGGCAACTGGCCCTCGGCATTCGCGCTGTTCGCCTACGCGGCGGCCTTCTCCTACGCCTATCTCAGCCTGCCGGCGGCGGTCGGCGCGCTGCTGCTGTTCGGCGCGGTGCAGGCGACGATGATCGGCTACGGCTTTGCCCGCGGCGAACGCTTCGATGCGCGCCAGAGTGCCGGCCTGATGCTCGCCGCCGCCGGCTTCGTCGGCCTGCTGCTGCCAGGGCTGTCGGCGCCGCCGCTGGGCGGCTCGCTGCTGATGATCGCCGCCGGCATCGCCTGGGGGGTGTACTCGCTGCGCGGCCGTGGCGGCGGCAACCCCACCGAGAGCACCGCCGGCAACTTCGTGCGCGCGCTGCCCTTTGCCGCCGTACTCAGCCTGGCGATGCTGCCGCAGGCCGCGCTGGATGCGGCCGGTGTCGGCTATGCGGTGGCTTCCGGGGCGCTGGCCTCGGGGCTGGGCTACGCGATCTGGTACACCGCCCTGCCCGGCCTGCGCGCCAGCAGCGCGGCGACCGTGCAGCTGAGCGTACCGGTGATCGCCGCGCTCGGCGGCGCGCTCTTCCTCGGCGAGGCCATCACCCTGCGCCTGGTGCTGGCCTCGGTGGCGGTGCTGGGCGGTATTGCGCTGGTCATCGGCGGGCGGGCGCGTTGA